A portion of the Mycoplasma sp. (ex Biomphalaria glabrata) genome contains these proteins:
- a CDS encoding cysteine peptidase family C39 domain-containing protein: MKKTYFYPIKENYQLTYNDCGLSCLYILYRYFYNNHQSYFIWLQNYYCSKNLSLKDLKEIGSKHGLVCNFYYIDIEELETIKIISPIIIIIKNNFEHAIILYGRRNDKFYCFCPQKGRICYSLFELNYLFSGYIGIVSKSDNLSCKLTFKNNIKKTFPAILYGILIFLTQFNWVLLFLIIKAIYGHPEMVSKLWIFLIIFIIYWILFNIFLFFIFNKLNDKYRISDEIGYSYSQLINTIGSFLVLLMLCVSIQIDNNFIEFLFISTVVNFIISIFKIFKLADKIANIFLSFLISSIIFYLFFNPQINGLNITWWWVINMLIFNFSKIIHVKKIILCYNKIFFWVLNHKM, encoded by the coding sequence GTGAAAAAAACTTATTTTTATCCGATTAAGGAAAATTATCAATTAACATATAATGATTGCGGACTATCTTGTCTATATATTTTATATAGATATTTTTATAACAATCATCAGAGTTATTTTATTTGATTACAAAATTACTATTGTTCTAAAAATTTATCTCTTAAAGATTTAAAAGAAATAGGGTCAAAGCATGGTTTAGTTTGTAATTTTTATTATATTGATATTGAAGAATTAGAAACAATAAAAATTATTTCCCCAATTATCATAATTATTAAAAATAATTTTGAACATGCAATAATTTTGTATGGGAGAAGAAATGATAAATTTTATTGTTTTTGCCCGCAAAAAGGGAGAATATGTTACTCACTATTTGAGTTAAATTATTTATTCTCTGGTTATATCGGGATAGTAAGTAAGAGTGATAATTTAAGTTGTAAACTGACTTTCAAAAATAATATCAAAAAAACTTTTCCAGCAATTTTATATGGAATATTAATATTTTTAACTCAATTTAATTGAGTATTGTTGTTTTTAATTATCAAAGCTATTTATGGGCACCCTGAAATGGTAAGTAAACTATGAATATTTTTGATAATTTTTATTATTTATTGAATATTGTTCAATATTTTTTTATTTTTTATTTTTAATAAATTAAACGATAAATATCGCATAAGCGATGAGATAGGGTATAGTTATTCTCAATTAATAAATACAATCGGGAGTTTCTTAGTTTTATTGATGTTATGTGTATCAATTCAGATTGATAATAATTTTATAGAATTTTTGTTTATATCAACAGTTGTTAATTTTATTATTAGTATTTTCAAAATTTTTAAATTAGCCGATAAAATTGCTAATATATTTTTAAGTTTTTTAATTTCATCAATTATTTTTTACTTATTTTTTAATCCGCAAATTAATGGATTAAATATCACCTGATGATGGGTTATTAACATGTTAATATTTAATTTTAGCAAGATAATTCATGTTAAAAAAATTATCTTGTGCTACAATAAAATTTTCTTTTGGGTTTTAAATCACAAAATGTAA
- the ybeY gene encoding rRNA maturation RNase YbeY, producing MIKANFYNLTNNNVSGFKKIINNVAKVISEDMPLINGFMSIILVDSDKIQELNHTYRDKNKPTDVLSFPQESKNNKCISEELGDIFICYEEIINNCKNIGNTLHEEFRFLVVHGALHLLGYDHMTHDEEELMTHYQRKFIDKLKLIK from the coding sequence ATGATTAAGGCGAACTTTTATAATTTAACTAATAATAATGTTTCTGGCTTTAAAAAAATTATTAATAATGTTGCAAAAGTGATCTCAGAGGATATGCCATTAATTAATGGATTTATGTCGATAATTTTAGTAGATTCGGATAAAATACAAGAATTAAATCACACTTATCGTGATAAAAATAAACCAACCGATGTTTTATCGTTTCCACAAGAAAGTAAAAATAATAAATGTATTAGTGAAGAATTAGGAGATATCTTCATATGTTATGAAGAAATTATTAATAATTGTAAAAATATTGGTAATACTTTACATGAAGAATTTCGTTTTCTTGTAGTTCATGGAGCTTTGCATTTATTAGGTTATGATCATATGACTCACGATGAAGAAGAATTAATGACTCATTATCAGCGAAAATTTATTGATAAATTGAAATTAATCAAATAA
- a CDS encoding PhoH family protein gives MDYFKFTLEDNIEDITNILGPNSENVKDLERTWNCEIEVQPPNVFIKIPSKTDAIKIFEVVKNLVQISKSNNGKENIKNWDIKYVSKKIKNNEEITALSDNAITSNSEGQKFFPKTAGQQEYLKALRESSVVIATGPAGTGKTFMAVMYAYELLRTNQIKRIVITRPIVEAGESIGFLPGDMRMKVDPYLMPLYDSFHILMGKEKTEALITKGVIEIAPLAYMRGRTFNDAFVILDEAQNTTQNQIKMFLTRLGFNSKMVITGDISQIDLKMNQQSALIQALHVLKNVEQIKKIRLTVDDIVRNPLVNEIVKAYEHFDANSGSLFNSRRNR, from the coding sequence ATGGATTATTTTAAATTTACATTAGAAGATAATATTGAAGATATTACAAACATTTTAGGACCAAACAGTGAAAACGTGAAGGATTTAGAAAGAACTTGAAATTGCGAGATTGAGGTACAACCTCCTAATGTTTTCATTAAAATTCCTTCAAAAACTGATGCAATTAAAATTTTTGAAGTAGTAAAAAATTTAGTACAAATTTCAAAATCTAATAACGGAAAAGAAAACATTAAAAATTGAGATATTAAGTATGTTTCAAAAAAAATTAAAAACAATGAAGAAATTACTGCGTTAAGTGATAATGCAATTACTTCCAATTCAGAAGGACAAAAATTTTTCCCAAAAACTGCTGGGCAACAAGAATATTTAAAAGCTTTAAGAGAATCATCAGTTGTTATTGCAACTGGACCAGCCGGAACTGGAAAAACATTCATGGCAGTTATGTATGCTTATGAGTTATTAAGAACTAACCAAATTAAACGCATCGTTATTACTCGACCAATTGTGGAAGCTGGAGAATCGATTGGATTTTTACCTGGTGATATGCGTATGAAAGTAGATCCATATTTAATGCCATTATATGACTCTTTTCATATCCTAATGGGAAAAGAAAAAACAGAGGCATTAATTACAAAAGGAGTAATTGAAATCGCTCCTTTAGCTTACATGCGTGGACGAACATTTAATGACGCTTTTGTAATATTAGATGAGGCTCAAAATACTACTCAAAACCAAATTAAAATGTTTTTAACCAGATTAGGATTCAACTCGAAGATGGTTATCACAGGGGACATTTCACAAATCGATCTAAAAATGAACCAGCAAAGTGCTTTAATTCAAGCATTACATGTTTTAAAAAATGTTGAACAAATTAAAAAAATTCGTTTAACTGTTGATGACATCGTTAGAAACCCACTTGTTAATGAAATTGTTAAAGCATATGAACATTTTGATGCTAACTCAGGAAGTTTGTTTAACAGTCGTCGTAACCGTTAA